Below is a window of Chryseobacterium arthrosphaerae DNA.
ACCATAGCTACAGGATTTTAGAATTTGAAAAGTCAGGAAATATAACGGGTATTATCACCGGAAAGCCAACAGATGGTACTTTCACGGGAAGCTGGTTTTCACCCAAAATTAAAAAAGAACTTGTACTTAACCTTGTCAAGAAGGATACAGCTGCCATCTCAAAGCAGACAGAAGCAAAACTGGACGATATTTTCGGGCATTATCATTATCAGTATGGCGATGCCGGCTATCAGGGAGATCTGGAAATTAAAAAATTACCGGATTCAAAAGCCGTTTTTGGAATTACATCCGTTACCGGGGAACCTGCAAGAAATCTTGCACAGATAGATGAGGATACCATCAGTCTGAAAACAACCGGTTTTACCTATAAGCTGTCTGATGCAGAAGACTGTGAATTCAGGGTAAAGTTCTATAAAGGATTTGCTGTCGTTCAGTATACTCAGGGAGCATGTAGCGGGCAATTCGGAATGAATGCGACGGTTGAAGGGATATATGTAAAGACAAAATAATAATTTAGGATACGGAACGTTTAATCCGTGGTAAGATAAATCAAATTGTACAGATCCGGCTGTAACAGATTATACAGTCGGATGATTGACAATGCATCATTCACATTAAAAAAGATGAATAGTATAAAAAGAACCTGGATTATATTGGGAATTTTCTTTGTCTTTATTTTTTCAGGGTGTTCCATCCCGACAGATTTTTACATTCAAAATCTGACCGGGACACCTAAGGTATTAAAGATCAATTATAAAAAAGGGGCTTTCGACAGGTTTTCTGAAGATTCTTACGGTACATTCAGTTTCAACTATGAAAATGATATTGTAAGCCCAAAGTTTTTCAAAAAGAATAGAAAAAACCTGAAGTCCCTGGAAAAAAAGGCAGACAGTTCCGGTACAACCATTACAATAGAAGCCCATTCAACCGTACGGATCGAAAAAACGCACAATTTCTACTGGAGCTGGAATATTGAAAATATTGAAATTGACGGTAAAAGATACAACAGTAAAGATCTGGAAGAGAAATCTGAAAAGATTAAGGACGATTATATCTTTAAAATTGAAAAGTAATTTCCGGTTAATTTTGTTTTTTTAGTAAGTTTACCTGAAAGAAAACTGTAAAAACATTCCATGAAAAAAATTATACTAAGCTCAAGTCTGCTTGCTGTACTATTTTCCTGCAGTAAAAACACTGAAAATTTTGAAAGCTCTTCATCTTCTCAGACAGATCCGGTTTCCATTGACAATTTGAATATTCAGACCAATTCTTTTACAGAAATTGATAGTACGGGAATGCTCATGTTTCCGTTGCAAATGGGACAGAATCCCAGAAAAGACGGTGAATATTCCTATAAGCAAATGCCGGATAACGGATATTGGAACATTGTCTTTCTGAACTCAAATACCAACGAATATCATCTGCTTACTGAGAATAAAGTCATGATCATTAATTATGATTATAAATATAATACTCACGAAGGCACTGATATATCCAAAAAAACAGATCATATTTTTTATAATATAAGAAGCAAGGATTATAATAAAGATAAGCTGCTTAATGAAAAAGATCCGGTTTACCTTTTTGTTTCTGATAAGTCAGGTAAAAAATTAAGACAGATTTCACCGGCAGACTATGACCTGAACAGCTGGAAATATATTCAGTCTTCTAATAAAGTCATTATGACGGCTACAAAAGACAGCAATAAAAATGACATATTTGATAATGAAGATGAAATTTCAACCTTTGAAATTATCCTGGACCAGTCCGAAACCCCAAAAGAAGTTTTTCAGCCCGATCTGAAAAATAAGCTGAAAAAGCTCTATGACAGGGATTGGAAAAAAATAAAATAAGTATAATAAAGATCTGAATATAAACATGGCTGAAAAAATATCTGTAATAGAAAACGATATACAGGACAGAAGTTCTCTGGCCTGGAAGAAGCTTTGTGACTATATAGATAAAACAGCTTCGGAAAACGGTGAAGAATTTTTACCGGCAGAAGAGCTTGGGTGGGAACTGTTTTCTCAGATCCATACTCTGCCGGAAACCATATCAAAGCTGAAGAATGTAAAAAATATGATACTTTATGGCAGCAAACTGAAAAGAATTCCACCGGAAATCGGGGAAATGGAAGCCCTTGAAAACTTTGTTCCGTACACTTCATATGATTTGCATTGGTTTCCTTACGAGATTACAAAATGCAGGAAGCTTGTCAACAGTACCGTGAGTACAAGGGCATTGTATGGAAATAAAAAAAACAGGTTGGTTTTTCCTCTTTTAGATCATAACCCGGTCCGGTATTTTGGACGAACGGTAAATTGTAGTGTTTGTAATAAGATCATGACGTATGAACAAACCAATCAGTTTTGGATTTCCTTATGGGTCGGGACAGATGTATTGCCATTACTGGCCAACGTATGTTCAGAATACTGTAAGAACAGTCTGCCTGAACCTCCGGAAAATTATATTCAGTTTCCCCATAAAGGCGGGAATACATTACCACGCATTCTTACCGAAGACGAACGTTTCGATTTAGAAATAGAAAAAGAGGAAGAAAGAGAAGGGCGTGCAGAAGAAGGAATATAATTAGGGTTCTCATTTTTCATATCCAGACTGTATTTCGATTTTGAGTTGTTTTGCATATTGACTTGGAGACATTCCCGTCATCTTTTTAAAGTTCCGGTTAAAACTTGTTTTGGAATTAAAGCCACATTCAAAAGCCAGTGACAGTAATGTATACTGCTTGCTTTCAGGCTGTAAAAGCAGCTGTTTGAAAGCTTCTGCCCTTAGGGTATTGATATAATCATAAAAATTTTTTCCTTCTTTGGAATTAATGACCTGGGAAAGCATGCCGGGCTGTATATCCAACATTTTGGCCAGATCTCCTAATGTAAGTTCGGAATCTTTATAGCATTCTTTTTCCTTCATCAAAAGTGTAAGTCTTTCCTGAATTTCAATGGCTTTGGAGTCCTCAAGCTTTGTTTTTTCATATTTTATATGGTCAGCTGCTTCTGAAACGGATTCCGCTGCTGACAATACATCACTTTCAAGTACAATGGGACGGATTACCTCATGAGCTGATGATACGTTAGAAAAAATACCAACCTGACGGATTCCGAAATACCCGATGAAAAAAATAAATAATCCAACGGCAATATAAAGAACCTGTACCGGTTGTATAAAAATCACAACAACCCATATAAGTCCCATCCCGAAAATAAGATACCGCATCCAGTTAAGAGTAATCTTGTCTGTATTCGAAAACTGCCCCACAATATTGCGCCGGTGTTTGTGCAATAGAATGAGTGATCCTGCTACATAAGCAACACCTGAAATCATAATGGCAGCAACCATACCTTTAAATAAAGTTTTGAAAAAGGGCTGGGTTGATAATGTATTGAACTGTACTGACGGAAGTATAAAAATCAGTAGACCTGCCACAGATACCGCCGGAATAAAATGAATAATATACCGTCTCTCATTACGTTGCTGCCCACTTAAAAATAAAATATACAGATAGAGAAAAGGACCATGAAGAAAAGGCAATGGTAATTCCCATCCCAGTAGCATAGGTACTTTATAAATAACTCCGGAAGCATAGCCTGCAATAAACAGCAGATGGATCACGGCAAAAAAGAACCAGGCACAAAGAATCCTGTCAGCAGTACTTTTGTGCTGTTTGCTGATCAGTATAATGAAAAGAAACAGTGATATTGAAATTCCGCCTATATAAATAAGCTCCCAGCCTATTGCCATTGTTATAAAAAATCAAAAAGTAAAAATAGCAAATAATCAGACGTATATATTTCTGCTCAGCGATTTATTTATATTATATTTTTTATTTATAGAGTTTGATTCCAAGTCCCACTTCCAGATAGACCAGATGGGTTAGTGTTCCCTGTGGATAATACCTTATGGGGCTGAAAGGAAGATACAGCCTTGTATCAAACGTATATCTCTTTTTTCCCACCGAAAGCTCATACATTAGCCCGTAATCGGTAACTGTTTGATGAGTGCTGATGCTTATTCTGTCAAGTTCCGGATGTTCCAGTGTTTCTTTAAAGGCAATATGCCTTACCCCTCCCAACGCCAGTAAAGTATGCCGGGTTTTTCCTTTTTTTCCATACAGCGAATAACCAATCCCGAATTTCTGGGACAAAGAATAATTGTAGTGGGTTTTGATGTATTGAGGATTATTGCCGAATATCAAAAAGCTGGTCATAGAGTGGGAAGCTGCAGAGAATCTGTAGTTTAACGGCCGGAGCACCATAACGGATATGGTTGGTTTTACCGGACTTCCTGTAGCACCGATAGCAGGCTTTATTTCAAGGATCTTTTCCTGCCTGATGGTATCCTGTGCCTGTAACTGCATACCGATAATTGCAGGAAGACAAATCAATAATAAACGCATATAAGATATTAAGGTTGGTGAAAATAAAAAGAGATTGCTTTTCGGATATTGGGTTTTTTAGAACCCAGATGGTCCAGTCCGACGGCCATATGATATCCCTGGGAAAATCCTTTATAATGTTGATGGAGGACCTGGCGAAAGGCTTCTATAGGCGGAAGCATTCCCCCTTCTTCAAGTCCCCCTGCGGCTAGAAAGAATCTACCATTTCGGGACTGGTTTCCGGCCCTGTTTTTTTTTTCGTTAAGAAGAGCGATCTGGTCTCCAATCCAAAGAGAGGGGCTCAGGCAAAGATAATTTCCAAAAGTATCAGGATAATTGGTAAAGCAATAGGTGCCCAGAAGTCCCCCGGCCGAATGCCCTAAAATAGTCCGGTCTTCCCGTGCAGAAGCAGCATGGAAATCCTTTTCCAGTTTGGGAATCAGTTCTTCATTAATGACCCTTACAAATTCATCCGCACGGCCTTTCCCATCTTTATAAGGAACGGGAAGATAATCATCTAATCTGTCATTGCCCCAGCCGATACCCACAACAAGAATATCATAACGTTGGAAATTTTCAGATTGTTTTTGAACCTCCCGGGCTGCAAAATCAAAATCCCATTTCGAATCTAAAACATACAATGTTTTATATTTTGAGGCAGCAGAATAATTTTTTGGCAATGCCACTTTGATAGGATAAGTACTTCCGTTGATAGAGGAGGTAAAACTAAATTCCCTTACATATTGCTGATCAAATTCATCTTCCCGGCAGGAGATCAGGAAAAACAGCATGATACCAAGGCATGTGATAATTGATATTTTCATTGAGATCGGTTTTTACTGCAGCATTTTCTTTAATGTTGACAATGCAAAAGTAATGGCGTCATTGAGTCTAAACGCTCCATCCTATAAGGTGGTCTTTATTTTAAGTATCTGTTATTCAGATTGTTGATCGTGGGCTGTTTTTGGAGTGATAATAATCAAAGTAAATAAGAGTTTCCGGATCTTTATTCAGAGGAAGCAGTTCATAATTGGGATAAAAGTGAACGTTTTCAGTAAACAGGAATATTTTAAATTTTAGGATTTTCCGGCAATGGAAGATGAAAAAAACAGGATGTAAAATCTGTTATTTTTTTGCGGATTTATTTATAAATTAGAGCGTTATAAATAAAAGCTTCAACCATAGTAAAAAACGGATAAAAAATTTCATCAAACTAAGCAACAGCCATGGCAGAATATTACGCAAAATCAAACAATTCTTTATCTTTCGAAGTGATGGATGATGATCAGCCGCTAGGGAAACTTACCTACAGCAGCTGGTTTAGTTTTAACGCTGAAATAGAGACTTTGGATCACACTTATCAGGTTGAGCCAAAGGGATTCTGGGGAACAACCATAGAACTGAAAGATAATGATAAGGTACTGCTTAAGTTCCGTATGAACTGGAACGGGGAAATTGTGATGCAGACTTATTTTGATGAGATAAAGAGTGGTTATCTTTTTAAGCATAGAGGAATTTTTAAAGACTCATTTGTATTGACAGATCAGCACGGGACAGAACTTTTTGTAATGAAGCCGCATCTGAAATGGAATACCCTGAATTATGAATATCAGATTATTACCTCTGAAAGCTTTGATGTACTGTCAAATAAAGAAATATTGTTACTCAACTCATTACATTGCGCCAATTATTATATGTCAATGATGGCAGTCGTTTAAAAACGGAGATGAGCAGGTATTCCGATTAAGTATTTGAGTTTCTTGCAGAATTGATGGATGGCTTATTATTGATCAGGTTTTGGCTAAAGCCAATGGAATGGTTTATAAAACAGAAAACGGGCTGAAGCCCGTTCCCGTTGAATCATATTCCCGCAGAGAGATGCGGTTTTTTCGGTACTATTTTACCAGTTTGTTTTGATTCCTTAATGCCTGTTATCACAATTAATGGTAAGATCTTTCTCGTTTTTATCTAAAAAAGTAATGGAAGGGCAACCGAAAGACTGCACCATAAATCCGAAAGCTACAGGAGGTTTCCCTTTGAAAAGATAACCGGTCCATTGCATGGCATTGGCACCATCAGTACCTATTCCGTTGAGTGGAGAGAATTCTGCACCGTCGCTGCCTGCTATGGTTATTGTTTTTTCAAATGTTTTTTCATTGCGGTCATTGATGACTGCGAGCTTACGTTCCATCACGATATCATCTTCAAGATATTCCTGCAGATAATAGGTAAGGTTTTCATATTGAGCCTGATAAGTATTTCCTGCTTTAAGTTTGGATGCGCCAAAATATTTTTTTGAAACATCAGGGCTTGATTTCTTCCATGCAAAAGGCTTCATTTTACCTTCGATGAAGGGGTTTTTATTTCCAAAATAGGCAACAGCATTGTTATATTGGTCATAAATATCGTTATTCTGTCGGGCGGCAAGTTGAAAACCTACCATATAAGAAGCCGGGTCCACTTCATTACCTTCCATAGAATAGGTATCCAGATAAGCAACGGCTTTCAGCTTATGTAACGGAAGCTTCTGAAGCCTGTTGAATTCATAATTATAGAGGTAAAGCGAATCATTTTCGGTAAGATGAAGACCATCCAGCATTTTCTTTCTGTGCTGTGGATCGAGTTCCAGGTATTGCAGCTGTTCATAAGGAACATTCTTTTGGTTTTTAAAGACATCTTCCTGTATAGAGTGAGGTTCGGTATAAATATCTGATACGGAAATAAAAACATCTGCCAGAGCGTCCTTCTGTGCGGAAG
It encodes the following:
- a CDS encoding alpha/beta hydrolase: MKISIITCLGIMLFFLISCREDEFDQQYVREFSFTSSINGSTYPIKVALPKNYSAASKYKTLYVLDSKWDFDFAAREVQKQSENFQRYDILVVGIGWGNDRLDDYLPVPYKDGKGRADEFVRVINEELIPKLEKDFHAASAREDRTILGHSAGGLLGTYCFTNYPDTFGNYLCLSPSLWIGDQIALLNEKKNRAGNQSRNGRFFLAAGGLEEGGMLPPIEAFRQVLHQHYKGFSQGYHMAVGLDHLGSKKPNIRKAISFYFHQP
- a CDS encoding AraC family transcriptional regulator, yielding MAIGWELIYIGGISISLFLFIILISKQHKSTADRILCAWFFFAVIHLLFIAGYASGVIYKVPMLLGWELPLPFLHGPFLYLYILFLSGQQRNERRYIIHFIPAVSVAGLLIFILPSVQFNTLSTQPFFKTLFKGMVAAIMISGVAYVAGSLILLHKHRRNIVGQFSNTDKITLNWMRYLIFGMGLIWVVVIFIQPVQVLYIAVGLFIFFIGYFGIRQVGIFSNVSSAHEVIRPIVLESDVLSAAESVSEAADHIKYEKTKLEDSKAIEIQERLTLLMKEKECYKDSELTLGDLAKMLDIQPGMLSQVINSKEGKNFYDYINTLRAEAFKQLLLQPESKQYTLLSLAFECGFNSKTSFNRNFKKMTGMSPSQYAKQLKIEIQSGYEK